The genomic region TACGAGGCTGGTAATTTCTAACATACAATTTACTCCCGGTAGAGCCTCCGACGGGTCGTCAGAGGCTCTCTGTTTTCTTATTGAAAATTGTCGGGGGTGTACTGAACACCATTGGACGCCTGAATGGCGCGAATGACCTTCCAGTTGTCTTTGTAATTGATTGGGACAAACGTTTCGACGCCTTCAAACTCTTCGCCCAACTCGGTGCCAGCAAATTTAAAGGTGTAAAAAGCCTCGCGGACTTTCTCGACCAGGTCAGGATGCAGGTTGTGCGCATAGTTGTAAGACGTAGTCGGGAAACGATCCGATTCCCAGACCAGCCGCACGTCATCTGTGTCGTACAGCCCACGAGCGGCCATACGCTCTACCACTTCTGACGCGACTGGAGCGGCATCGTAGTCGCGAGCGACCACACCGAGCATGGACTGATCATGGCTACCGGAGAAGGAAATTTCATAGTCTTCTCCCGGCACGATTCCCATTTCCGGAAACAGCGCTCTGGGTGCCTGGTTACCCGAGTTGGACGTTGGTGACGTGTGCGCGACACGCTTGCCCTTCAGATCCGTTATTTCATAAATATCCGAATCGCTGTGGGTATAAACCTGCAATGTATAACCAAACCGACCCGTGTCTGAACCCATCAGCGCAAAGGGAACCGCACCGGCGAGATTGACCGCGAAAGGCGTTGGGCCGGTGGAGAAGCCGGCAATATGCAAACGCCCACTGCGCATGGCTTCCACTTGCGCAGAGTTGGATTGTACGGCGAAGAAACGAACCTCTTTACCGGTGACCTCAGACAAGTGATCAATGAAGGGCTGCCAGATATCTGAATAAATGGCGGGGTCTTCAACCGGCGTGTACGCAAAAATCAACGTATCGGGGTTGGTCCATTGTGATTCATCCGTGGGCAAGTCAGCGACCATGTCGCCGTTTGCGTCGCAGTACATGGCGTCAAGCGAGCCTCGTTCACAGTCGGCCAATGCTTGGCCACTGAAACCGAACAATAACGCTGAGGCCATTAAGGTTGCCGATGGCAAAATGCTGGGAAATAACTTTTTGCGTAGGTTCATTGCGATGCTCCATCTGGAAACGGTCCGTGCATGAGAACTCCATGCTTTGAATTGAACATCCTGAGAGGACCCGTTTCGCTAGGTTGTTGTTGTTAGATGTTCAATTGAACATTGATAGTAGCAGTAAACCTTCACGAGGCAAGGTCACAAATCTCTGTAGATTGACAAACACGCCCGACAGCGGCTCTCCCTCGGACGAAACTCCTGAGCAAAAACTTTGGGTGGAAGGCTATGCGGTCAAAGGCACCATTGACGATGGGCTGATATCTATTTGGTATCACGAGCCTGGAGCCATGGATCGCGGCTGGGAACAGATAGGTGAAACCGTTAGAACCAACCAAAATGGTGGCTTCCGCATCTCAGTGCCTGAAAACTATTCGGCTCAGGCGCTGAAAGTGGTTCTGCGATCAGATACCCAAACGCTCATCCGCTGTGATGCTCAGCCTGAATGCAAAACTCCGTCGGGGCCCAGTGTTGGCTTTGGGGAATGGTTTTGGCCGGGTAATAACCTGGTATTGAAATCGCTTGTGGACCCTTCAGACCAAAACCGGGCCGTCGTTTTAACACCACTGGTAACCTTGGCATTTGAAAAATTCCTCAAATCCCCAGATGGTGGCCTTTCCCGGTTCGTGGAGCTACTCGCAATACAGGAAGGGCGCTTTGGGCTGGACGCTGGGGCGCTATCCAAAAGGCCTATAGATCTCGCGGCGCCCGACTTGAGCGGTGCTCAAGCTTCGGATCTGAAGACCGCATTTTTAAATATCGCCTTTCTGAGCCTGGTAGACGGCCAGCGCTGGGACACACTGGGTGATGTGCTTGAAACCGCCCGTGCGGTTTCTGATAAGAATGGAGTTTTACCGCTGAGCGGCGGGCACAACCTAGACCTGAGCGTTGAGTTGTTGACGCTGGCAGGGTTGCTACAGGCTGAACATTTACAGGCATTTTTAGAAGGTTCGGACATTAAAGATGGGACTCTGGCCGATGCGGTTACAGCCCTTGAAGAAACTCTGATCTCCACGGGACATACCACTGCACCTGAGCCAGAGCCAGAGCCAGTTTCGGGCACCGCCAAAATGAGCTGGACTGCACCTTCTACCCGCGTAAACGGTGAGAAGCTAGAGATGGGTGAGATTGACAAGTACACCGTTCGCTACGGTACCGAGCAAAACATTGAAGCAAGATCCCATGAAGCGATTGTGGAAGATGGTCAATTAATGGAATACGAAATCGCAGGGCTTGGAGAGGGCACCTGGTACTTCGCCATAAAAACCATAGATACCAACGGCCTTGAGAGTGCTTGGTCAGTATCTGCAATCAAGACCATCACCAGGTAGACCGAGGATCAGACGTCCCGAAGCTCACGTTTAAGAATTTTACCCACTGGATTTCTGGGGATAGCATCCACCAGTTTCATCTTCTCCGGAAGCTTATACGTGCTCATCCCATCCTCTTTCAGGAACTGGTTTATCTCTTCCAGGGTTGGAGGGTCATTCGGGTCTAAGGGGACAACGCATATGCAGACTTTTTCGCCCATCACTTCATCAGGCACCGGCACCACCGCAACTTCCTTCACGCCAGGGAATCCAAGCACGGCGTTTTCAACCTCGGCGCTGGAGATGTTGAAACCTCCACGGATAACCATGTCTTTCTTTCGATCATAGAACCCAATGTGGCTGTCATCTCTTACAATGAAGAGATCGCCGGTTCTAAAATAGCCATCCGCAGTGAAAGATCTCTCAGTAATATCGGGCCGCCCAAAATAGCCTGGGAAAACACTCGGGCTGCGGTAACAGAGTTCACCCACTTGGCCTGGCTCTGAGACCTCTTCATCGCTCCCGTTCAAGATTTTTATATCAACACCATGGGCACCGCTTGGCCACTTGATATCGCCTTTCCCCCACCAGGGGAAATGATCAACCATTTTATCTACGTCTGGGACATCTAAAGCACCGGCAACAATGGCTGTACCTTCGTTCTGCCCCCAGATATTAATGACCTCGATATTCCAACGGCGTTTAAATTCACTAATAGACCAAGCAGAAGGAGGCGCTGAACCCGTGGCGATTGTGCGGATATTGGAGAGATCCATATCATCGACGTTAGGCAGCTTCAGCAGCATATTCAACATAGCTGGGACCAGCAGAGTGAAATTTATATCTTCAGTAATAAGCTGCTGAATAAGCACTTTCATATCAATCGGATGATGAAGAACAAACGCACCACCGCATTTAAGCCATGGAATAAGGCTTACGCCAACAGCTGTCATATTAACCAGAGGCGCCACACACAGCACTCGATCCCCATCCATTAACCCTGATGACTTTCGACTAAACGCCTGATCAATCAAAAACTTCCAGTTGTTATGGCTAAGCGGGCATCCCTTAGGTTCCGACTCAGTGCCCGAAGTCCAGCACAGCGTGAAAATATCATTCCCCGAAATCTCTACGTCTACCTCGTTAACTGAGGTAGATCTAGCCATATCTGTCAG from Marinobacter sp. LV10R510-11A harbors:
- the phnD gene encoding phosphate/phosphite/phosphonate ABC transporter substrate-binding protein produces the protein MNLRKKLFPSILPSATLMASALLFGFSGQALADCERGSLDAMYCDANGDMVADLPTDESQWTNPDTLIFAYTPVEDPAIYSDIWQPFIDHLSEVTGKEVRFFAVQSNSAQVEAMRSGRLHIAGFSTGPTPFAVNLAGAVPFALMGSDTGRFGYTLQVYTHSDSDIYEITDLKGKRVAHTSPTSNSGNQAPRALFPEMGIVPGEDYEISFSGSHDQSMLGVVARDYDAAPVASEVVERMAARGLYDTDDVRLVWESDRFPTTSYNYAHNLHPDLVEKVREAFYTFKFAGTELGEEFEGVETFVPINYKDNWKVIRAIQASNGVQYTPDNFQ
- a CDS encoding fibronectin type III domain-containing protein, with the translated sequence MTNTPDSGSPSDETPEQKLWVEGYAVKGTIDDGLISIWYHEPGAMDRGWEQIGETVRTNQNGGFRISVPENYSAQALKVVLRSDTQTLIRCDAQPECKTPSGPSVGFGEWFWPGNNLVLKSLVDPSDQNRAVVLTPLVTLAFEKFLKSPDGGLSRFVELLAIQEGRFGLDAGALSKRPIDLAAPDLSGAQASDLKTAFLNIAFLSLVDGQRWDTLGDVLETARAVSDKNGVLPLSGGHNLDLSVELLTLAGLLQAEHLQAFLEGSDIKDGTLADAVTALEETLISTGHTTAPEPEPEPVSGTAKMSWTAPSTRVNGEKLEMGEIDKYTVRYGTEQNIEARSHEAIVEDGQLMEYEIAGLGEGTWYFAIKTIDTNGLESAWSVSAIKTITR
- a CDS encoding class I adenylate-forming enzyme family protein; protein product: MILHSEKLIKKYTDSGFWDQSTIMDLFVANCEAHPEREAIIDPPNRPDLVGTPACRLTWGETKAAVDAVASGLASMGFGKDDVLVAQLPNTWELAVLYLATCKAGGVLSALPVQWRRKDLGHVKELTKSRFYVSAGSFHGFDFREMAQGLGFEHCMDLPELTDMARSTSVNEVDVEISGNDIFTLCWTSGTESEPKGCPLSHNNWKFLIDQAFSRKSSGLMDGDRVLCVAPLVNMTAVGVSLIPWLKCGGAFVLHHPIDMKVLIQQLITEDINFTLLVPAMLNMLLKLPNVDDMDLSNIRTIATGSAPPSAWSISEFKRRWNIEVINIWGQNEGTAIVAGALDVPDVDKMVDHFPWWGKGDIKWPSGAHGVDIKILNGSDEEVSEPGQVGELCYRSPSVFPGYFGRPDITERSFTADGYFRTGDLFIVRDDSHIGFYDRKKDMVIRGGFNISSAEVENAVLGFPGVKEVAVVPVPDEVMGEKVCICVVPLDPNDPPTLEEINQFLKEDGMSTYKLPEKMKLVDAIPRNPVGKILKRELRDV